The sequence GTATCCTAGGGAAGGTCTCTGAAGACGGGATGAAACAGGAGCCCATCAAGTGGTGAGATGGTGAAAGAGTTCCAGCCAAGAGGACTGTATGCAAAGGTATGTGGCAGATCCTACAGGGTCTTGTCAGACATGGAGGGAAGTTGGAGTCCAAGTGCAATGTAGGGTCACCAAGTTCCaggaagggttttaagcaggaccTGATGTGATCTAACGTATGACCTAATATTTTCTCTGGCTGACTCCTGGAGGGGTGGCAAGAAAACTAGGAAACCAGTTAAGGTGAGGAACAAATAGTTCAGACCATTACTGATGGAGGGGATGCGAAAATGAGCAGATTCATCAAATCCATCCACGTCTTGGTAGGGAATATGTGATCCACATTGAGATAAAGACAAGGTATTTTGAAGGCAGAACTGACCAGAGAGGTGGGACTGGATATGAATGAGGTAAGGAACCAACGAGCCATATCTTACAAGCCATGGATCAAGGCTTCACAGCGTTTGGCACAGTTTGTGGGTGGATCATCACCTCCACTCTACCAGACTGGAAGCTCTGTTAGGACAGATTCCCCATCTCTGCTTTTCAGTGTATTTTCGGTGCCTAGTGTAGCATTTGAACTTTAAAGTTGGGTGGGGTAATCAAGCAGGAACTCGGATTTGTGAATTTTGCTTTCTTCTGAAAAGGGGAAATGCCAACACACACCCAATGTAGGTTAGGTACCCCACTCGGCCTTCCTTCCACTCTTCCCTTTGTGTCCCCTGGTCAAATTGCTGCCACTCCAGCGCAGGGATGCCTTCTCTCATTTGGGCTTGGCTCAGTTAGTGGCCCAGAGTAGGTGCTTTACAATGATTGATTTCCGCCACAATACTTTATAGTGCGAAAAAGGCAGCCACTAGAGGGCGAGCTGGACGGACGGCAACTCACTTTTCCTAGGTCTCGCACCGCGCGGGGCGGGGCTCCGCCTGAGCCCAGGACCTAGCAAGTACGTCACCACCGGCTCCTGCGCCTGCCCAAGGGAGGCTCGAGAAGGGCGGGGCTTGGCGTCCGAGTACGGGCGGAAAGTGCCGAGAGTCTTCGGAGAGCGTTGACTAAGCGCTAGGTAGGCCCCAAAGAGGCGGAAATAGCCAAGAAGCGCCGGAAGTGTCGGACTTACGGCGGGTGTGCGTTCGCGGAGGGTGTGCGGCGTTCGGCGCCAGTTGCCATGGAGCCGGCCGGGCCGTGTGGATTCTGCCCGGCGGGGGAGACCCAGCCAGCACGCTACACCTGTCCTCGCTGTAATGTGCCCTACTGCTCGCTGCGCTGCTACCGGGCTCATGGCACCTGCGCAGAAGACTTCTACCGTGACCAGGTGCTGGGAGAGCTGCGTGGCCGCAGCGCCTCGCCCAGCCGCCTGGCCAGCGCCCTACGCCGGCTGCGTCAACAACGCGAGACCGAGGACGACCCCGAAGACGCGGGCCTCAGGCCTAGCCCGGTGCCCGGCGCCCTCTCAGGACTCTGGGAGCGGCTCGCGCCGGCCGAGAAGGCGGCCTTCGAGCGGCTGCTGAGCCGAGGGGAGGCCGGACGGCTGCTGCCTCCGTGGCGGCCATGGTGGTGGCGTTGCGGGGCTCAGCCGCGGCTTCTGGAGGAGCTGGGTGATACCCCGGGCCCTGACGCTGAGGAGCTGGAGCCCGACTCCGCGAGGACGCCGCCGGAACCCGTAAAGGATGAGCCCGGGGCGGCCAAGCTGGTTCTCAGAGACGTCTTTGGGCCCATCGCCCCCGCCGTGCCCACCCGGATCCCCACGCTGGCCAGCCTGAGCGGTGGCCGGGCATCGCCGCTCGTGCGCTTCCAGCTACCCAACGTGCTGTTCGCCTATGCACACACTCTTGCCCTGTATCATGGCGGCGACGAGGCGCTGCTCTCCGACTTCTGTGCCACGCTGCTTGGCGTTTCTGGAGCCCTAGGCGCTCAGCAAGTCTTCACCACTGTTGAGGAAGCCCTGCAGGCCGCAGTCCACGTTCTAGAAGCAGGCGAGCATCCACCTGGGCCCTTGGGCACACGGGGTGCCATGTGCGAGGCCGCCCGCATCCTACTGGGTGAGGGCCCGGCCAACCAGAAAGGCTACACGCTAGCAGCACTGGGGGACCTGGCGCGGACCCTGGGCCGGGCCCGAAAACAAGCCGTGGCCACCGAAGAGCGAGAACGCCTCTACCGGGCCCGAAAGAAGTGCCAGTTCCTGCTGGCTTGGACCAACGAAAATGAGGTAGCCCTCACACCCCTGGCTCTAGACTGCGCCAGGGCCCACCGAGCACATACTGTGGCAGCCGAGGAAGTGGCAGCCCTCACTGGGGAGCTGGAGCAGCTTTGGGGAGGCCCCCTGCCACCTGCCCGGAGGACTCTCATTGAGGAACTCCCCGGCTGAACTGGAGACCTTGTCAGTAATAAAGGTGTGACTGGTCTGTCCTGTCGCCAGTGCCCGTTTCTGAATGACAGCTGGTTCACCCACCCCTAGACTCTTGGTGGGTCCTCAGAGCAAACCACCTCTCAGCTTCTACCTGATCGGGGCTGACAGCCTGGCCCcagaaagggagagaagcaaCCCCAAGGGTTCCAGACATTTATCCAAGGAGAAAGAGCAGCCCCTCCACTCCATTTTGAGGCACAGGCTTCATTTTCCCCTTGTTCCAACAACTGCCTGAGGCTGCTCATCCCTGCCTGTTGGAGCTCGGGGCAGGATAGGGTGTAGGCCCTTGAGCCCCGGGTGTGTCCAGGCTCTTGATGCTGGGTGTGCTGGCCGACGGGTGGGTGCGTGCCCCGACCTGGGCTTCGTGGAGCAGCTTCAGTAGATGTAGGGCATAATTCGGTAAGGCACACGCCGGCAGTATTCGTGCCAGGCCAGGCCATACTTCTGCAGACACTGCTGTTCGTCTCGGGCCTCACGGTGCACCAGCAGCGCAGTGAAGTAGAGGAGGTAGAAGTAGGGCAACAAGTGGGACACCCCTGTGGGGAAAGGGGTTTCCGATCACTCAGCCAGCCCCCAGTTCACAAGGGTTTCCACAGCTAATGGCGCACAGGGGCATCAGGGCTCAATGGTGAAAGGTCTAAGGTCTACAGGGGGTGCTGGCAATGAGGTCTGTCCCAGCCACACCCTAACTCCATCCCTAGTTCCCTTACTACTCTCTCCACTGGGATGCCTCCCTGTTCTCCATTCCATACCCAGACTGGGCATCCTGTGCTCGCCACTCAGCTGCTGCCCCTTGTAGCTCCTGCCCTGTGCCCACCCAGGCCACTCACCGCAGGGCAAGGACCAGGCCAGAGCCATGATGAGGTCTCCAAGGTAGTTGGGATGACGGACCATACCCCACCACCCGGACACCAGCAGCTGTCGCCCTGTGGCTGTAGAGATGGTCTCAAGGtctagggaaagagagagagtgggATGGGGGACCCCCCCCCCGAAGTCAGCTGCCCCATCTCACAGCACCTGGAAAGCCAGCTCACCAGCCACTCTGGGATCAGAAGGATTCTTTCGGAAGGTGTTTTTCTGGGAATTGGCTCCACGGAAGATGTAGTAACCTACAGCTGGGGGAAAGTGTGAGCAGGTGGTTAGGGACCTTCTATCTGACCCTGACCATCTACCCACAGCCCGGACTCAGTAGGCCTGGggacccaggacccagccccTGGCTTTGAAGAAGCATCTGAGGCTTAGCATCTACCGAGTGGGTGCTGAACATTGAGTGAATGAACCCCATCCTGACTGACCATTGATGAGGCAGATGACTAAGGCCATGGGCAACCCGAGCGGCTGTGGGTGGTACAGCAGGAACTGGGCCTGCAGGCTATAGGTGAAGGGTACCCAGGCCAGGTCCCCAAAGGCCAGCATGAAGCCAAACCCGTCACGTATGATGTCCATGGTGGTGAGGACAGCCTCCTGCAGGGACAGGACCCAGACACACTGGCTTAGTCTCCATGAGATCCTCAGgcacccacccctgcctcccttgCCCAGTCCAGCCTCACCTCATGCCAAAGGGCATCACCCACATATAGTAGCTGGAAGCCATTGACCAGCCACATGGCCAGCGAAGGACTCCCCCGAAGTTCTGCTTCCTGCATCATCAAGGCCAAGTTGATGAGGACCTGGGGGTTAGGTGGAGGGTGAGACAGAGTAGTCTATCCCCAGCCTGTCCCCACAGAGGTGGAAGCACCTGGATGGGGCAGCGGCCAGCCTCTCCCCCTTCTCTCAGCTGTCCATCACTAGCTCTCCAACCCTTTGTTGAGTGGCTCAATGGATCGCCTCCTGAGGCGCTCCCCGCCTGTCCTCTCTTGCCTTGTCCTGTAGTGTTCCCTTTGGGAGAGCAACACAGGGAGCAGCTGGATGCTTTCAGGCTTGAGAGTTAAAACAGACCTGGTTTTGAATCTCAGCTTCGCCACCTGGGCAAGTTGCTTACCCTCTCTAAAGCCTACTCTCCCCACCTCCATGTGGAAAATGGACATAATCATGGACCTGCCTCATGGGACTTAGGACTCACCaacagtgtgtgtgaagcacTAAGCTcgtgtttggcacatagtaagtgctcgaTCACGATGAGCTGGCAGCCAGCCTGTGCTGAGCACCCCCATTCTGCCAGCACTGGGCTCAGTGCTGTCATTAAGGTTATCACTTCTGATCCTCACAATAACCTGGGGAGGAAGCTCTTACTTTAGCCCATGTCACACATGAGGAAATAGCCTCAAAGGCCAGGATTCAGTGCCATGATGGGCACTCAGCTCTCCTGACTCTGGATGAGGTCATTTCCAGGGTGACAGGGACCTGGCCCAGGACACCCTTCAGGAAATCTTGACGACAGTCCAGTACAGGTGATTATAACCAAAACCCACAGTTGGCATgttgtcaaggccatcagtgatgGATAAGTTGCTAAACCCAGTGATCAATTTGAAGTTCTGCACCGCTGTGACCAGCAGGCAGCAGAGGATCACTTTCTCATCTTGAAATAGATCTTGTGCTTGACTGCTTTAGTTAACATTGCGCCTGCTTTCCTGacttccagttttgttcttctccATAGCATTTAGCATCCCCTGACCCgggatgtttatttatttttggtctgTCTTTCACACTAGAATGTAGGCTTCATGAAGACAGagatctgtttctttctttcctttaatttttttgtttgtttcccagtACCTAGAGTAAAGCTTAGGGCACATGGCGGACTCAACAAagatttgtggaatgaatgattaATGATTTACATCTGCACAATAtcggccctgccctgccctgcccaggcagTGCTCAcccatcccacccctcctcctggctggaggCCCATTTAGCTGTGCTCAGCATACCCAGCCGATGAGGCCGGGCCGCAGTTCGCAGAAGTATTtgaagtcaaaggaacagatgcGTGGGTTGAGCTCCCGTCCCAGGAAAAAGTCGTAGATGGGATTTCCTGGAGAATAATGGAGGGTGAAGGTGAAAGCAAACAGCCCCATCTGCTTCTATCCACACCGTACTGGGACTCCTCTCACCTGAGTTTCCCCCTGGTGCCAGGGCAAAAGCAGGGACTACCAGAGACTTCAGATAGAGAAGGAGGCTGAAGATGAAGGCGATGAGGGTGGCCGCAAATGCCAAGGGCAGGAGCATTTCTGAGAGCGCTCCCAGGGGCAGCCCGGCTGACATCCCCAGGCCGAGCAACAAGGCTGTCAGCACCAAGGCCTGGAAACCTGAACCGCAGCACACAGTGAGTACTGGAAATTatgcccctccaccccagggagGTCGCAGACTTTGCCCCAAGCCATTAGGCTGACACTTTGGCTTTCAGAGGGTCACCCCAGCCACTTCGGTGCAGAGTAGCAGCAAATGCTgtaggaggggaggagggacgcGGGGTGTGGAGAGAGCCAGCGGAATCCCCTATATCTGTCCTGGGCGGAAAAGAGGCGCAAAATAGAGCTTGGGGTCTCCGTGGACCCCCCCCCCATCAGGCCTGGGGCTCCACCCCCATCCACCCAACTCCAGCGCAAGGAACCAGCCCCCAGGCACCGTTAATGGGGTAGCGCAGTCGACTCTTGTCCTTCAATTCTTGCCCCTCGGCCACCTGTGGGCACAACGGAGCTCTGGTAAGGGTCGAGGGTACCTTCAGGCTCGCGGAACACCCTCCCTCCGcccgcctcccccagcctcccccgcGTGTCAGCGAGCATAGTCCCCACCTTGCGCGCCGGCAAAAGGTAGAGCGCCGCCTGCAGGCCGATCCAGGTAAGACACAGCAACAGCGCCCACGGGCTCCACAGCGCCTCGAGTCCCGGCAGGTAGGGGGGTGGGCCCAGGAGGCGCGCCGAGCCCGAGCGGGCTACCAGTAGCAGGTGGAACatggtggcagggagcagcagcaTCAGAGCCGCAGCGCCTGGGGAAGGGGACCGATCGCGTGGGACGTCCGCTCTCCAACTCTCCCGGACCCCCACAGACGCCCGGTCTTATACAGGGCCCCATCACCGTCTTCCATATCCCGTTCTCAGCCTTCAGCccccttctctgatttctgtcTTGGTCACCGCCCCCAGGTACTCTCGAAGACTCTGCTCCTGCTCCCCTTAGTCCGCCCAGTCTTCCAATCCACAAATCCCCTGCTCTGAATCCCCCAAAACTGGTTCCTCCTCAGCCCCTTCTCCAGACTCTCCTCCCCAAACCCCTAAATCCCTCTGCCTCTGGATACCTTTCAAAGCCTTTCATCCTCAGATCCTGCCCCCATCCTCACTCGTAGCTCACCCCTCCAGTTCTCCCTCGCCAAGCCTCTGGCCGCAAGTCCCCCTTTATCTGCCCCATTACCCAGGGGTCCTCCGAATTCCGTCGGGGCCCGGGAGCCCTGAAGAGGTGCCATTGTCTTCGCTCCGccgtggggagggtgggggatcACAAAAATCCGTCAAGGAAACACAGcccaccccatttccccaggAGAATGGCTCGGTAACACGGAGGATCATGCCCTGCTGGGCTTGCACCTGTCTCGACACCGAGCTCATACAGCGACCGCTTTTGTCCCCAGGTCTTTAAATGGACCCGCCCCCAGCCCATTCTGGGCCCAGCAGGTCAGCCAATCGGCTCTCGGGGAGAGACCAACGCGAGCGCCAGCCGCCTGGGTAGTCTCTGCAGTCTCAGGCTCACAGCTCCACCCCACGGCCGCAAGTCCCGCCCTACAAGCGACAGGGAGCAGGAGACAACACGTCTTTATTAGGcaagtctggaggccagaaaggAAGGGCCCCCGGGGAGGGAGACCAGGGGTCGGGAGGGTTGGGGCGACGGGGCCAGCCCGTGTATGGCTGGGACTGGGCCTAGCCTCGCTCACAGATGACCTCGACGACACTGGGTTCCATGGGCACTGGGTCCGGGCAGCGAAGGGCAGCTGAGGCCACCACTTCATCCAACAGCAGGTGCACAAGCTCTTCATCAGCCACGAAGCGCCACAGGTAGAGCTGCAGGAAGTGACAGTCCACCTGTACCTGCTGCAGGCCAAAGCGCCCAAAGGTGCGCAGCCGCACACACTCCAGCAGCGTCTTCAGGCTGATTTTGATGATGCCTGTCAGTACTGACACCTGCAGGCAGGGAAACAGTGATGCAGATCCCCACCAGCAGGTGTTGGGGAGGGGTTCTGGACCCCTGAGAAAGGGAACCCACGTTCTGGGCCAGGGCCAGGAAGACAATAAGATGCCAGTAGCTGTGATGGGGTAGAAAATCTCAGGACCCAAGTTAAGAGGGAGAAAATATACAATGTTGGCACAATCATCTGGAGGGGAGCAGACAGGGAGGGCCAAGCAGACAGAGAGGGCCTAGCaatcagaggcagagatgggggtcAGCACTGACATGGGGAGGGGGAATGTTTACTAACTTAGCACCAAGTCCCTGAGtgtgggctgggtgggggcagagagcaCACTGTGAATAGAAATCCCTAGGGAAGACCCAGAACTATGGTGGGGACAAGGACAAGGGCCAAATAGGCATACTTGATTGTCACCCAGGTTGGGAGCACACCAAGGTCAGGGAAGAGGGTTATGAGATGGTGATGGTGGGGCTCTGGATGACCACTCACTCCTAGAAACAGCCCTCAGAAACAGAGACTGGGGGACAGAGACCTAGGGCTCCCTAGGCCAATGTGGGGCTGCTTCAGCCAAACTTCCCAAGGGGACCTGGGAAGGTAGGGACACCAGGGACTTCGGACCTTATTGAATTCCACAGGGCTGAACACATCAATACGTTCAGAGAACAGCTTCTGGATGTTGCTCAAGAGGTTGGTGTCCATTGGGGCACTGGATGGGGGGAGACAAGCAATCAGAGCCCACCCTGCACGCCCATCCTCCTTTGTCCATCCCACCTGGGGCTACCCTGACCAGCCAGACCTGGGTGTATAGCTGGGGGCATAGCGGCCCTGCTGCCGAGAGCTGCTGTAAACGGAGAAGGTCCTCTTGCTAGAGTCGCTGCTCTGAGCCTTCCGAACACCCTCCTCATATAGGAGCCCCACCTGGTGGTGGAAGGaggagctgcaatgaagccagggCATGGGGAACATCCAGCCCACCAGGCGCCCTAGGGAAGGACCACGGATGCCCTAAGTTACACACTCACTTGTTACAAGAATTACATATGTTATAAGAGCCACAGGGTAGTTCGGGCCTATACCCAGTCAGTACCCAGTCACTATTTGCAGAACCAGTGGAGCAGGGCAAAGGTGGGCCATAAGAGTTGATACTAGGGCCCAATCTTCAGTGCCAACCCTGCCCTGATTTCCTGGGtgactctgggcctcagcttcctcctagGTGGAATGGGGGTGACAATGCCACAATTCacggctgaggaggaagagggcacTGCCTGACCCCTGCTGTCTTGATCCTCAGAGGGTTGTTCCTCAGCACCCCACCTGCATCAGGGCTCCCCCGGCCAGCCCAGAACAGCACCTGCACATCAATAGCTGTCGTGTCCTCCACCACCCGCTTCATGACAGCACGCACATTCCGAGGCTCCAGGGTACTGAGCCAGTCCCGCGTCTCCACACTCTTGCGTAGCATCTGTGATATAACCAGGCCCTGCACCTTCACGTAGTGGGTCAGCAGCCGCCGCGCCGTCTCCCTGGCCTCCGCACACAGTGTGCTCACAGGCGTCACTGGGGACTGGTCCTGAGCCAGGGATGCAGAGGACAGACAAGCAGTGGGTACTGGGGGAGGCTAAGCTGGGCACAGGCAGCCCTGACCATAAGGGTACTGCCCAGCCTCCTGCAGTCCTAGCATCAGCATCCCCTACCCTGCTATGAGCTAGCAGTTCACCTGCACCAGAAACTGTTCATCGGTGAGGGTGAGGATGTAGGAGATGGTGGCTGTCTCGTAGTCCAGGCAGAGGCGGGAGAGCAGCAGGAGCAGGGCAGGTGGCGTGGCACCCCCCTTCTCCCCAGGGCTGTCACAGAAGCTCTGAGCTGTCTGGCACATGGAGCGGATGAAGCCCACGATGAGGCCCTCCCGGACGCCCTGGCTGCAGAACTCACCCTGTGAGAAGGAGGGGCCCAGATACACAGCAGGTCCCGTTTTCCAGGCAGGGGCTGCTAGTGACCCTCTACTGGGACACTAAATGCCCTGGCTCCTCTCCAAGGGACAGCTTCACCCTGCATTCCAGTACCCCAGATCAGCTCCCCTGCATGGGGAGGGAGTGCAGGGGGGCAAAGCCAGCACTGTGGACCTTGCTTGCAGATGCCCTCATCcaagccttccccacccctccaggcTGTGCCAGCCTTCCTCAAGACAAACTAAAACCACTTTCAGAGTGCCTGGGCAACGACTGTGTGCCCTGGTAGCTGCCAGCCTGCATGCAGGATGAACAAAAGAAtgcccagaaaaagaaaaaaaaaagaatgcacagGGAAAGGCCGTACCCGGAAGTAGGGCTTGTTGGAGAAAGACACCTCCTTGGCAGTGAAGAGGTGCACAGAGGCCAGCGAGGCCTTAATGTGGCTCAGGATGGAGCTGGCCACGTTGGCCAGCAACTCAGCCAGGCCAGGGCCTTCCTTCCCAGCCATTCGAGGCGCGGCCAGCGCCTGCCGCACATCAGTCAGGCAGCCCAGGAAGGCTGCCTGAAGGCCCTGCAGGTGGTGGCCCAGGCGTTCGCGGGCCACTCGCTCCACGATCTCTGTGGCAGCCTCCGCCAGCCCGGCAGCGGCCAGCAGGGCCCCAGGTGCCCGCAGGCGCCGGTGGAAGCGGTCCAGCGCCCGCACCAGCAGGGAGTTGTCACCGCCACCTTGCTCCTGCGCCAGCCGCCACTCCACCAGCGCAAAGTAGCGGCTGCCCAGCTCCCGGGCAAAGGCTGCCAGTTTCTCGGCacctgctgggccctgggccgCAAACAGCTCCTGGTAGGCCGCCGCCACCTGACAGAGGCCACCGACGAAGCCGCTGCCGCCATGGTCAGTGAACTCTAACACGTCTGGGGCCGGAGGGGAGGGTCCCAGCTCCGCCTCCAGGCTtctcagctcctcctccagccGCCCTCGCGCGTGTGCCAGGAACTCCTCGCACAGCTCCTCCGCAGGCTCACCCAGGGCCAGCAGCAGCTCCACGCACTCTGCTTGCTCTGGGGCGCCTGAGCCGCCCTCCCTGCGGGGAGGGAgatgcaggtgaagggcaggaaGATAGAATTCGGGGGGATGGGAGCAGACCCAGGTGCCCAGCGAGGGTGGCAATGAGAGCCCTGGGCCCACACCTGAAGCGCTGCCGTAGTTGCTGGGCTAGGCGAGCCGTGATGACCTGGCAGTCGTCCTGGATGGCGCGGAAAGACGGCAGGTGCTGGTACTGCTGCAGCACGGCCCGCGCGCGGCCCTGGTAGCGCACCGCCTGCCCGTAGGCGCCCAGCTCCACGCACTTGGTGAGGCGTGAGGGCAGCTCGAAGAGGAACTGCAGCTTCCGTAACAGCGCGTGGACCCCTGGGGGGACAGGGGGAGATGGTGTTAGCCCCAAAGCCCCGAGGGTGGCCCATTTTAGCCCCAGCTCTGGGGCGCGGCCCACCTGCCAGCTTGGTGATGCGCTCGTGACGGTCCTGCAGCGTGGCACTGATGCGCGCGCTGAATTCTGTGATCACTGCCATGTTGGTGGCCAGCCGGTCCATCTCGTCCTCCATCTTCCGGAAATCGTTCTTCATCTTCCGAATGGTGTCTAGGAGTGCAGGAGCGCAGGAGAGGGAAAAGCGGTTGAGGAGGGGCCCAGGCAGAACACTCAGCTTGAGACCACGGCCAAATGCCCTCACACACCCTCACCCCACTTCCCAAGCGCGCCTGAGCCCACTCTAGGGTCACACTGATGATTCGGTGATTGAAAAGGGTTGCAGTGGTGCGTGGTCACTGGAAATGGGGGTAGGTGTCATTATGTCAGTGCAGCAGATGTTTTCTGAGCACCCCTTGTGTGCTCCTAGCCCTGGTGCAGTGGGGAGATGGCCCATGATATGACAGCCCTTGCTCCCAGAAGACACCCAGATCCAAAGGAGGGCACAGGGCACTTGGCAGGGACCTGTCTGCTCCTTCCCAGGGGCATCTTCCAGGcccagcacactgcctggcaccaGGAGACAATAAATACTTGTACGCCCTTATCTCCTTCCCAGACCTCCCAaaccctctctctctgccttgtgGAACAAGGGTTTGGGGTTTGTTGTGCTTTTTGGATGTGTATATTCAtgcttttcatcaaatttgggcaGGTTTTGCCCATTATTTCTTCATgtattatttctgctttctccacTCACTCTGGCATCCCCATTATGCAGGTGTGAGCACACTTGATGGTGTACCCCAGGTCCCTAAGGCTCTCTTCACTTTTCTTCATGCtttgttctttctgttcctcacacTGAATAATTTCATCTAACCTATGTTCAAGTCTGCTTGTTCTTTCTTTGCTTGTTCAAATCTGTAAAAGAGCCCCTCCAGCGATCTTTCATTTTAGTTGTTGTACCTTAtcatttctatttggttcttttgttaaataatttcttctatttgatATTCTGTATTTGGTGAAACAATCTCATTCCTTTCTTTAGTTTAGATATAGTTTACTTTAGGTCTCTGAATATACTCAAAATAGCAGATTTAAATCTCTGTAATAAATCCAATGTCTGGGCTTCTACAGAGTTTCTACTGAGTTTTTCCCCCTGTATGGGCCGGATTCCTGCTTTATTTGCATGTCctataaatttttgttgaaaaaacAGATATATTAAATAACATGGCAAGTCTAGGAATCAGATTCTCTTCTCCTGTTTATTGTTGTTGCTGCTTGTtgctgttgtttatttttctgagttaCTAAACCTGTACTAATTAGCTTCTGAATCAATTCTGTGAAGTCTGAATTCTTTGTTGTGTATAGCCACTAAAATACTTACTTGGTAAGCTTAGTGATCAGCTACTGATTGGACAGGAATTTCTTAAATACCTGGAAACAATAAATCTCCTAGTATTTATTGAGGAGCTCTGTGTGTGGTATTGGGGCATACCTTAAACACTTAACCAGGAGGTTTATAACTCTGCCTCAGCTTTCACTTCCTGCTCGCACTGAGCCTGAAGGTGAGCCAGAGGTGAGAGCTTAGGGCATTCTCAGGTCCTTCTTAAAAGCATGTGTACTACCCTACATATGTTGGCCCTTCAAAATTACTAATATGTCAGAGCTTGTCAAAGCCCCTAGAGACATCTCATTCCTCAGCTTTTCCTTTTAAGCTTTTGGGCTAGTACTATTATTTGCCCCAGGTATTATTCATCACTTCAGGGAGACACCACTTTTGCCTATAATTGTTTTTGACAAACAACTCTGGTGGGAGGCTTTTAGCACTGGGTGACCTCCAGGTCAAGACAAACCTACGGAGTGGAGTGAGTGTGTTAGGAAACCACCAGACAGGTTAAATAATGATAATTCTTTGGGCATGAGGCATTGAAACAGCTCCAGCTTTGTTCCATTCCTTCTAGTACTAGGAATATGGGCTATTTTTCAAGGTTACTGCAGAGATGGAGAGGAAATGGTGGGGCCAGGGCAAGTTAAAACATCTCAGGATTGCTACTTTTACCAAGATTCAGCTGTTTTTGTCAAATAAATGCTCCTGTGATTGCTGCACATCTTTGGTTAATTTTCAGAGTTCTGAGAAAGTTAATTCTAACTATTTTGGCCAGTTTTGGGGTTGCTTTCATGGAGGGGACATTTTCAAATGCACCTCCTCCACTATTTTTGCTGAGGTCACTCTGGACACCATGCCTGTTTGCGTAAATGAATTTTGCTGGAATACAGCCATGCTGAGTCATTTATATTATCTCCAGTTGCTTTCAGGCTACAATGGTATCTAAGTAGTTCCAACAGAAACCAGAtggtccacaaagcctaaaatatttactttttggtCTTTTCAGAAAACCACCCCTGGCGCATAGCCAATGCAGTCAGACCCTGCTCTGTTCTCTTGTTCTCCCTGCtccattctctttttctccctgctCCGGTCACAGCACtttcccagggcctttgcacaggttGTTTCCTTAGCCTgggcccctctgcccccagaTCCTCCCACTTTTCCACTGTTATCCCTCAGTCCATACCACCAGCATCTTGCAATAGCCTGTTGCAATAGCCTTCTAATGGGTATCTCTGCCATCCTTGCCTCCCTATAGTCCAGTCTCAATAAAGTGGGCA is a genomic window of Camelus bactrianus isolate YW-2024 breed Bactrian camel chromosome 10, ASM4877302v1, whole genome shotgun sequence containing:
- the ZNHIT2 gene encoding zinc finger HIT domain-containing protein 2 codes for the protein MEPAGPCGFCPAGETQPARYTCPRCNVPYCSLRCYRAHGTCAEDFYRDQVLGELRGRSASPSRLASALRRLRQQRETEDDPEDAGLRPSPVPGALSGLWERLAPAEKAAFERLLSRGEAGRLLPPWRPWWWRCGAQPRLLEELGDTPGPDAEELEPDSARTPPEPVKDEPGAAKLVLRDVFGPIAPAVPTRIPTLASLSGGRASPLVRFQLPNVLFAYAHTLALYHGGDEALLSDFCATLLGVSGALGAQQVFTTVEEALQAAVHVLEAGEHPPGPLGTRGAMCEAARILLGEGPANQKGYTLAALGDLARTLGRARKQAVATEERERLYRARKKCQFLLAWTNENEVALTPLALDCARAHRAHTVAAEEVAALTGELEQLWGGPLPPARRTLIEELPG
- the TM7SF2 gene encoding delta(14)-sterol reductase TM7SF2 codes for the protein MAPLQGSRAPTEFGGPLGAAALMLLLPATMFHLLLVARSGSARLLGPPPYLPGLEALWSPWALLLCLTWIGLQAALYLLPARKVAEGQELKDKSRLRYPINGFQALVLTALLLGLGMSAGLPLGALSEMLLPLAFAATLIAFIFSLLLYLKSLVVPAFALAPGGNSGNPIYDFFLGRELNPRICSFDFKYFCELRPGLIGWVLINLALMMQEAELRGSPSLAMWLVNGFQLLYVGDALWHEEAVLTTMDIIRDGFGFMLAFGDLAWVPFTYSLQAQFLLYHPQPLGLPMALVICLINAVGYYIFRGANSQKNTFRKNPSDPRVADLETISTATGRQLLVSGWWGMVRHPNYLGDLIMALAWSLPCGVSHLLPYFYLLYFTALLVHREARDEQQCLQKYGLAWHEYCRRVPYRIMPYIY